A genome region from Erigeron canadensis isolate Cc75 chromosome 3, C_canadensis_v1, whole genome shotgun sequence includes the following:
- the LOC122591664 gene encoding expansin-B4-like: MISFGFFSPNTYNDQQSMSRYLRTLSIMVSTLFFAIFLLVNVSSCLCFVPIRNNTSKESFAPALATWYGDETGAGSGGACGWGDNVQDPPLSAMISAGNANIFLNGKGCGHCYQIVCNTPPYCSGKPITVTISDECPGACNDVPFHFDLSGTAFGAMANPGHDHDLRNLGQVMVQYKRVPCNYGGTKIAFNVDKSCNQYWFAVALEYADGDGGFRSVDIAANGGTKFVPMDNLWGALWKVDIDQSFKGPYSFRLTSEDGKTIVAKNVIPHDFTDGQKYTSQVNFS; encoded by the exons ATGATAAGTTTTGGATTTTTCTCTCCAAATACTTATAATGACCAACAGTCAATGTCACGTTATCTAAG AACATTAAGCATAATGGTTTCGACTCTATTTTTTGCCATCTTTTTATTAGTAAATGTCTCTTCTTGTTTGTGTTTTGTTCCTATTAGAAATAATACTTCAAAAGAAAGTTTCGCGCCTGCTTTGGCAACTTGGTATGGGGATGAAACCGGTGCCGGAAGTG GAGGTGCATGTGGATGGGGAGACAATGTGCAGGATCCTCCATTGTCAGCAATGATATCTGCAGGAAATGCCAACATTTTTTTGAATGGAAAAGGTTGCGGACATTGCTATCAG ATTGTATGTAACACACCACCATACTGCTCTGGAAAGCCAATTACCGTGACAATCAGTGATGAATGTCCGGGGGCATGTAACGATGTGCCATTTCATTTTGATTTAAGTGGAACTGCTTTTGGTGCCATGGCGAATCCTGGTCATGATCACGATTTAAGAAACCTTGGACAAGTTATGGTGCAATACAAAAG GGTGCCATGTAACTACGGGGGCACGAAGATCGCCTTCAACGTTGACAAAAGTTGCAACCAATACTGGTTCGCGGTAGCGCTAGAGTATGCAGATGGGGATGGTGGTTTTAGATCTGTTGACATAGCAGCAAATGGTGGAACTAAATTTGTTCCCATGGATAACTTATGGGGTGCACTTTGGAAAGTTGACATTGACCAATCTTTTAAAGGTCCATATTCTTTCAGGCTCACCTCTGAGGATGGGAAAACAATTGTAGCCAAAAATGTGATTCCACATGATTTTACAGATGGTCAAAAGTATACATCACAAGTAAATTTTagttag
- the LOC122590521 gene encoding expansin-B15-like gives MMVSTSFIVISILLLSNITSLYIVVATNTTGKGLATWYNDNSGSGSGAACGWEVDVINAPFKSMIAAGNKDIFLNGKGCGHCFQIFCSRKPQCSGRPINITVTDKCPGRCDDIAYHFDLSQIAYAKMAEPGKEQELIKFGQVDIQYKRVPCNYGSTKIAFKIDKKANPHWFATAIEYVNGDGAISRAEIAPNGTKNFSPMEIIWGAVWKKDIDPEKFKAPYSFKLISGDGKTVVASNVIPEKYAAGQKFTSTVNF, from the exons ATGATGGTTTCCACTTCTTTTATTGTAATTAGCATTCTTTTGCTAAGTAACATCACTAGTTTGTATATTGTAGTCGCCACCAATACCACGGGCAAGGGATTGGCAACTTGGTATAATGATAATTCCGGTTCCGGAAGTG GAGCTGCTTGTGGATGGGAGGTCGATGTGATAAACGCTCCATTTAAGTCGATGATAGCAGCAGGAAAcaaagatatatttttgaatgGCAAGGGATGCGGACATTGTTTTCAG ATATTTTGTTCAAGAAAACCACAATGCTCAGGCAGACCGATTAATATTACGGTTACGGATAAGTGTCCAGGGAGGTGTGATGATATAGCTTATCATTTTGATTTAAGTCAGATTGCTTATGCTAAGATGGCAGAGCCTGGCAAAGAACAAGAGTTAATCAAGTTTGGCCAAGTTGACATTCAATACAAAAG GGTGCCGTGTAACTATGGTAGTACAAAGATAGCGTTCAAAATAGACAAGAAAGCCAACCCACACTGGTTCGCGACTGCGATTGAATATGTAAACGGGGATGGTGCTATTAGTCGTGCCGAGATAGCACCAAATGGTACTAAAAACTTTTCTCCTATGGAAATCATATGGGGTGCTGTTTGGAAAAAAGATATTGACCCGGAGAAATTCAAAGCTCCGTATTCTTTCAAGCTTATCTCTGGTGATGGGAAAACCGTGGTAGCAAGTAATGTTATTCCAGAAAAATATGCAGCTGGTCAGAAGTTCACATCaactgtaaatttttaa
- the LOC122594072 gene encoding solute carrier family 25 member 44-like, giving the protein MSLGMAEKDSRIEISLPSDIHWEKLDKSKFFLLGAALFSGVSTTLYPIVVLKTRQQVLVKDTPCFKMAVSILRHEGFKSLYRGFGTCLIGTIPARALYMGALEMTKSNIGCTTLKLGFSETKAAAFANAAAGLSAAMAAQLVWTPVDVVSQRLMVQSGKSVTKSLVNNNPSAVYNGGVDAFQKIIRKEGVRGLYKGFGISILTYAPSNAVWWGSYSIAYRSIWGNVRSFSLTKEEKCGGRGRLFRPDSSVAVVGVQGLSATLASGFSALITMPLDTIKTRMQVLGGECGDKKLSVGQAVRDLVKEGGLSACYRGLGPRWASMSISATTMITTYESLKKMSTKNQGFYGYI; this is encoded by the coding sequence ATGAGTTTGGGAATGGCGGAGAAGGATTCAAGGATCGAAATAAGTCTACCTAGTGACATTCACTGGGAGAAGCTAGATAAATCGAAGTTTTTCCTTCTCGGCGCAGCTTTGTTTTCAGGTGTTTCAACTACATTATACCCAATTGTCGTGTTAAAAACACGACAACAAGTACTTGTAAAAGACACACCATGTTTCAAGATGGCGGTTTCTATTCTACGACATGAGGGGTTCAAGAGTTTATATAGAGGATTTGGGACTTGTTTGATTGGTACTATTCCTGCTAGAGCTCTTTACATGGGTGCTCTAGAAATGACCAAGAGTAATATTGGTTGCACAACTTTAAAACTCGGGTTTTCTGAAACTAAAGCTGCAGCATTCGCGAATGCTGCAGCTGGTTTAAGTGCAGCTATGGCTGCACAATTGGTTTGGACACCTGTTGATGTAGTTAGCCAAAGATTAATGGTCCAAAGTGGAAAAAGCGTCACCAAGAGCTTGGTAAATAATAATCCTTCCGCCGTGTATAATGGAGGGGTTGATGCTTTCCAAAAGATTATACGAAAAGAAGGTGTTAGGGGATTATATAAGGGATTTGGGATTTCAATTTTGACATATGCTCCGTCTAATGCAGTGTGGTGGGGTTCTTACTCCATAGCATATCGATCGATATGGGGTAATGTTCGTTCATTCAGCTTAACGAAAGAGGAAAAATGTGGTGGCCGTGGAAGATTGTTTAGGCCGGATTCATCAGTGGCAGTAGTGGGGGTGCAAGGGCTAAGTGCCACATTAGCAAGTGGGTTTTCGGCCTTAATTACTATGCCATTGGATACAATCAAGACGAGAATGCAAGTTTTAGGCGGCGAATGTGGTGATAAGAAGTTGAGTGTTGGGCAGGCAGTTAGGGATTTGGTTAAAGAAGGCGGTTTGAGTGCTTGTTACAGAGGTTTGGGTCCAAGATGGGCTTCAATGTCTATTTCCGCAACTACAATGATCACTACTTATGAGTCACTCAAGAAAATGTCTACTAAGAACCAAGGTTTCTATGGGTACATTTAG
- the LOC122592524 gene encoding probable glutathione S-transferase parA, with protein sequence MRDELILLDCWASSYGMRVKIALAEKGLEFECREENFQDKSPLLLQSNPIHKTIPVLVHNGNPICDSLIIVRYIDEVWHNKSPLLPSDPYERSQALFWADYINKNIYSIGTRVWRGKGDEDQEIAKKEFIECLKKLENVLGDKLYFGGENVGFVDVALVPFTSWFYTYETRGNFSITAECPRLVSWANRCVSENQSVAKALPHPSEIYRYALNLLSKDPK encoded by the exons ATGAGAGACGAGTTAATCTTGTTGGATTGTTGGGCAAGTTCCTATGGAATGAGGGTGAAGATTGCCCTTGCGGAGAAGGGGCTTGAGTTCGAGTGTCGTGAAGAAAACTTTCAAGACAAAAGCCCTCTTTTACTACAATCTAACCCGATTCATAAAACAATTCCGGTTTTGGTTCACAATGGCAATCCCATTTGTGACTCCCTCATCATTGTCAGGTACATTGATGAGGTTTGGCACAACAAATCACCATTACTTCCATCCGATCCTTATGAAAGATCACAAGCCTTGTTTTGGGCTGATTACATTAACAAAAAT ATTTATAGCATTGGGACAAGAGTATGGAGGGGAAAAGGTGATGAAGATCAAGAGATAGCTAAAAAAGAATTCATAGAATGCTTGAAGAAATTAGAGAATGTCTTAGGAGATAAGCTCTATTTTGGGGGTGAAAATGTAGGATTTGTGGATGTGGCACTTGTACCCTTTACAAGTTGGTTCTATACCTACGAAACTCGTGGTAATTTTAGCATCACGGCAGAGTGCCCCAGGCTTGTTTCATGGGCTAACCGATGTGTTAGTGAAAACCAAAGCGTTGCGAAAGCTCTCCCCCACCCTTCTGAAATCTACCGCTACGCCCTGAATCTTTTAAGCAAAGACCCAAAATGA